CCGCCGCTCTGCGAGGAGCTCTGCCAGAACTGGTAGGAGAGgcggggcattgggggcgtggcctATTGTTTGGGCGGGATGTAGGACCAGGTTGGTGTGTCTTGGGTTTGGAGAGGCATGACGCGCCCCTAACTGGACCAAAGTCTAAAGGATGAGGCCTAGTGCTTAGAGTCAGGCAGAAAGAGGCTAAGCCTGTGGCTTCTCTGGTTTTTAAGATGGCTATGGGTCATGGCCTCTGATGGACCTGGAGTTTTTTAGGGGCAGTACCTCCTGATTGAAAAGGATGGGAACTAGAGGGGCTGGCTGGAGCAGAGGGTCTGAGGTCTGCAGAGATGAAGGCAGTTACAACATGGCTCTGAGTATGTGCACAAAAAGTTGATAAACTATGGGACCAGgcggttggggatgtagctcaggggcagagcgcctACTTAGCAATGGCaggttcctgggttcaatccccagtatagctaaataaataaaggaggttcattagaaaaataaataataaaggaaggaaggcagtCTGGGAAGGGGGGGGGGATGAGGCGTTAGGGGCGTGGTCCAAAGAGGCAGGGTCTGGATCTGAGCGAGGTGCTTGGATAGGCCGAGGCTTGGAGCGCGCAACATTACTAGCTGCGGCTGCGAAGCCTTGACCCACCTTCTCTGCACACATCGCCTCCAGGTTCGCCACCTGCGAAGCTGATATTACTTGTGGTCggacttggctgtggccctcagaAAGGAGAAGCTGCGAGGGTCGCTGCCGCACTTACGGGCAGGTGAGCGAGAGGCAGAGGGCCAGAGGGAGTCTGCGGTCCTACCTTAATATGCTTAGATCCTGGAGTCCGGACTGGCCTTTGCAAGGACCCTGCTCCCACCCTTCCCCCTTTTCAGCCTCCCCTCCATACTGGGATGTGCCCATGGCCTCCCAAGAGCCCAGACTCTGGGCTGGCCAGCAGTCCGCCCTGGAGGAGTCAGAGACCCACTTACCCACTCCAAGGTCCCCACGTACCCCAGCCTCAAGGAAACGTCCAGATCGTCCTTCCCCAAAGTCTCGCCTCTGACCACACCGCCCCCAGCAGATCTGGACTCTGCTCACTCAAGCGCCCACGCCACTTTCTTCCTAGACTTTTGCTGACGGAGTGGATCTTTGTCGCTCGGTTCTGGGTCACATCCTGCCGGTGGCAGCTCCTGGCTCCCGTCATTGCCTCAACATCTCCATCTCATTATTGCCGCGTCCTAGACCCGGACGTTGGGCCCGAGAAACTATCTCCCAGCGCTCCCGCCGCCGTCGCACCGGGATCCTGGACGCTGGGGGCAGCGGGAGTGGCAGTGGAAGCGGCAGCGGCCCCTAGCGGGCGCCCGGTCTTCAAAAAAAGAGGCGTCCCTTCCCTAGGCAAGGCCCCCTCCCTGCCTTCTAATACCCAGAGTCCTGTCCCTCCTTCCCTAGGGCTCCCAGAAGGGTCCCCCTTCAGGTTTTCCGAGAAACGAAACGACCCAACTCCAACTAATTTTACCCTCTCCTTCTGAAATAAAGCTTCCCGCTAGAGCACGTGGTACGGCTCCTTCTTGGGGAAACAGAGAATTGCCTCAAAGTgacaggatttttgttttttgtactggggattgaattcagggacaattaaccactaagccacacccccagcccccgcctcttttttgtgttttgtttagacagcgtctctctgagttgctgagggccttgctaacttgctgaggctggctttgaactaggatcctcctgcctcggccttcttagctgttgggattacaggcgtgtgccaccgctcCTGGCATGTGTCCAAATTCTAATCCTCAGGACCTACAGCTAGCAGCTGATTGACACTAGAGTGTAACTGACAACAGCCTCTATCCTGGATTGCTGTTACAACTCTGAATACCCAAGTGTCACGGATGGGCATAGGAGGGCACAAGGGGAGCTGACAAGGACAGAGGTGTGCCTTCCACTGTGTGCTGCCAGGCCTGCCAAGAAGCCCCCTGACATTTATGGACAAGAAGGATTCATGGTCTTCCCTTCTGAGCAAGCCGACAACACAGTGTCTGGCAATCCCCTCCTCCATATCCCAGCTCCTGCCTAGGGAAAGGAACTAGACACAGGTTGGGATTTCTGCAGTGAACATCACTCCTgccccaggattgaacccaggggtgcttaaccacagagccccagccccaccctttttaaattttcttagttgtagatgaacacaatacctttatttttatgtgtactgaggatcaaacccaatacctCATCTGTGCTAGTcgagcactaccactgagccacatccccagcccttttatttttgagaaaagttctcattaagttgctgagggtattgctaaattgctgaggctggcctccatcttgtgatcctcctgcctcccaaatccttgggattataggcatgcaccactgtgcccagttggtgctgcatttttttctcccttggcAGTGCCGTCCATCTGTTTCTACCAACATCACCACACAGTTGAGTGAGGTACTGGGCGCCAATGTCGGAGGTCACTAGGTGAGAGGAAGTTTTCAGCTGTACCTGCAGTCCCCTTCAAGAAACATCCTTATGCAGAAACACACTTACACAGCACAGGACTTTTGGTCCTGGTAATCAAAGAAAGGGTCCTGTGTGTGCTGggcaggctctctaccactgcTACCCCCCAGTCCCAGGGCAgggctatattttaaaaatcaaatcagtcCAATACTATCCAAAAGGCAGCAGCTGCATCGGGCTGCTGAAGTCACTCCCATACCTCTGGCCCCAAGGACAACCCCTCCATTTGCTTATCCTTCAACAACTTTAATCCTCCTTGATGAGGGGAGGCAggcctggggaggaaggaggcaccTCCTACAGGGCAGTGGCTGGTTCCAGGCCCCGCTCCTGGAAGTATCTGTGGGGGGCACGGGGGCGGGCTCGGGAGCCTTTGTTGAAGTAGGCGGTGATCCTCTCAGGTCCTTCCAGGTCCTGTGCTGGGGAGTCCTCCCTGTGGAGAGAGGAGTGACATGACCACTTCCGGGATGGGGCCTGGCCCTCCCATCCCCCTCCTATAGCATCCACAGCACCCACCACAACACATCTGCAGCCTCCTTTTCCAGGATGGTCTGGGCTGTGCTCCAACTGAACCGAACGAACTGGGGGAAGCCAAACACGGGTTCCACTTGTTTCTTCAACCATGCTTTTGTCTTGGGATCTGGGGGTGGGACAGGCAATGACAGCAGTCCCCAAGTCTCAAGGTAACACCCAAGCTCCAGGTCCACTCACCTTTGACTTCCTCCTGAGTGCTTGGGGCATTTTGTGCCTCAGGCCCTTTGCACAGGCAGGTCCTTCCCTCCCATTCTGTGCCTGGCTGAGCAGTGCTCAAGGTGCAACTTGAGACTGCCTCTGAGATAGCCTCTGACCCCCAAGGACAACAATGTAACACCCATTCTCTCCACAGGCAGGAGCTCAGTGAGGCCTTGAGATGTTTGACTTACTGCTGTATCCCCAGGGCTCAGTCCTGCACGGCAAGTACCAGGCACCCTGACTTCTAATCACCTGAGGGGGCTCTGCTCCCCACCCAGCTTCAAAAGGACTGGAGCTATCCTTGAACCCAACCACCAAACCTTCACTATATCTTTCTGTTTG
This genomic interval from Marmota flaviventris isolate mMarFla1 chromosome 1, mMarFla1.hap1, whole genome shotgun sequence contains the following:
- the Rtbdn gene encoding retbindin isoform X2; protein product: MACRSHIQPSDLACTMQLALAWIILGACGGSHQFQARSQGHLGLASNLGTNQVQLAGPCCPSEMDTPETSGPGIFPPRCGTPSSGCESFLGHLQRALRDRFHLLLLGVRRAPPLCEELCQNWFATCEADITCGRTWLWPSERRSCEGRCRTYGQTFADGVDLCRSVLGHILPVAAPGSRHCLNISISLLPRPRPGRWARETISQRSRRRRTGILDAGGSGSGSGSGSGP
- the Rtbdn gene encoding retbindin isoform X1, which encodes MACRSHIQPSDLACTMQLALAWIILGACGGSHQFQARSQGHLGLASNLGTNQVQLAEMDTPETSGPGIFPPRCGTPSSGCESFLGHLQRALRDRFHLLLLGVRRAPPLCEELCQNWFATCEADITCGRTWLWPSERRSCEGRCRTYGQTFADGVDLCRSVLGHILPVAAPGSRHCLNISISLLPRPRPGRWARETISQRSRRRRTGILDAGGSGSGSGSGSGP